The Coffea eugenioides isolate CCC68of chromosome 8, Ceug_1.0, whole genome shotgun sequence genome has a segment encoding these proteins:
- the LOC113779852 gene encoding CSC1-like protein At1g32090: protein MATLGDIAVSAAFNIVGAFAFLLAFALLRLQPINDRIYFPKWYISGKRSSPMHAGGSFVGKFVNLNFKTYFTFLNWMPQALKMSEAEIIDHAGLDSAVFLRIYLLGLKIFVPMAAVALVVLIPVNVSDGTLYSLNKDLVISNIDKLSISNVRSKSIKFFFHISMQYLFTFWTCCLLYKEYSRVASMRLRFLASQGRRAEQFTVLVRNIPHVSGRSTSDSVENFFSKNHPEHYLCHQAVYNANKFTRLVRKRNRLQNWLDYNQLKFERNPEKRRRRKNGFLGLWGEKIDSIDFYKHQIQELDKKLTMERQKVLKDPKAIMPAAFVSFNSRWGAAVCAQTQQSKNPTLWLTKWAPEPRDIYWKNLAIPYVSLIIRRFIISVAVFALIFFYMIPIAFVQSLANLEGLEKVAPFLRPVTELKFIKSFLQGFLPGLALKIFLFALPTILMIMSKVEGYVAKSTLERKAAAKYYYFMLVNVFLGSIIAGTAFQQLRAFLHQSATQIPRTIGVSIPMKATFFITYIMVDGWAGIASEILRLKPLVIFHLKNMFIVKTERDRVKAMDPGSVDFPETLPSLQLYFLLGLVYAVVTPILLPFILVFFAFAYFVYRHQVINVYNQQYESAGAFWPHVHSRIIWSLLISQLLLMGLLSTKKAANSTPLIIVLPILTLAFHNYCKNRFEPAFRKYPLEEAMDKDLEDRPSESDVNLKSFLADAYLHPIFRSFEEVELVEVGVDKSQAHIPSPSRSSSSSSHHDIHHHEDEPSHSVHHHEYEPPSNVYHYEAEVSSNVYEYDTESYRNVYHY, encoded by the exons ATGGCAACTTTAGGGGATATAGCAGTGTCTGCAGCATTTAACATCGTTGGTGCTTTTGCATTCTTGTTGGCTTTTGCTTTGTTGAGACTTCAGCCAATCAATGACAGAATTTACTTTCCCAAATGGTACATTTCTGGGAAGAGGAGCAGTCCAATGCATGCTGGTGGGAGTTTTGTTGGGAAATTTGTGAATCTCAATTTCAAGACTTACTTCACTTTCCTTAACTGGATGCCTCAAGCTCTGAAGATGAGTGAGGCTGAGATTATTGACCATGCTGGTCTTGATTCTGCTGTTTTCTTGAGGATTTATCTTCTGGG GTTAAAGATTTTTGTTCCAATGGCTGCTGTAGCACTCGTGGTTCTCATTCCAGTGAATGTATCGGATGGGACATTATATTCCCTCAACAAAGATTTGGTCATTAGCAACATTGATAAGCTTTCAATATCAAATGTTCGTTCCAAATCGATTAA GTTTTTTTTCCACATATCGATGCAATACCTGTTCACATTTTGGACATGTTGCTTGCTGTACAAGGAATATAGCCGAGTAGCATCAATGAGGTTAAGATTTTTGGCTTCACAAGGTAGAAGGGCTGAGCAATTCACA GTTCTTGTTAGGAATATACCACATGTTTCTGGTCGCTCCACATCGGATAGTGTCGAGAATTTCTTCAGCAAAAACCACCCAGAACATTATCTGTGTCATCAG GCTGTCTATAATGCTAACAAGTTTACAAGACTTGTCCGAAAGAGAAATAGACTTCAAAACTGGTTGGACTATAACCAGCTGAAATTTGAAAGAAACCCAGAAAAGAGACGGAGAAGAAAG AATGGTTTCCTTGGACTTTGGGGAGAAAAAATTGACTCCATTGACTTCTATAAGCATCAAATACAGGAGCTTGATAAAAAA TTGACAATGGAGCGTCAGAAAGTTCTCAAGGATCCAAAAGCTATCATGCCTGCTGCCTTTGTATCATTCAATTCGAGATGGGGGGCAGCTGTTTGTGCACAGACACAACAAAGCAAGAACCCGACACTGTGGCTAACAAAATGGGCCCCTGAACCCCGCGATATATACTGGAAAAATCTTGCAATCCCCTATGTTTCTCTAATTATTCGTAGATTCATAATATCAGTAGCAGTCTTTGCTTTGATCTTCTTTTACATGATACCAATAGCATTTGTGCAATCCTTGGCGAACTTGGAGGGTTTGGAGAAGGTCGCTCCATTCCTTAGGCCAGTGACCGAACT GAAATTTATCAAGTCTTTCCTTCAGGGTTTCCTTCCTGGTCTGGCACTTAAAATCTTTTTGTTTGCTCTTCCAACAATATTGATGATAATGTCAAAAGTTGAGGGATATGTAGCCAAATCAACATTAGAAAGGAAAGCAGCAGCCAAGTATTATTACTTTATGTTGGTCAATGTGTTCTTGGGGAGCATAATTGCAGGAACAGCTTTTCAGCAACTTCGTGCATTCCTTCACCAATCAGCTACACA GATTCCAAGAACCATTGGTGTGTCAATACCGATGAAGGCTACCTTTTTCATCACCTACATAATGGTTGATGGTTGGGCTGGCATTGCTAGTGAGATTTTAAGGTTGAAGCCTTTAGTCATTTTTCACCTTAAAAACATGTTCATTGTCAAAACTGAAAGAGACAGAGTGAAGGCAATGGACCCCGGGAGTGTAGATTTTCCTGAGACACTTCCAAGTCTTCAACTATACTTCTTGCTCGGACTGGTGTATGCTGTGGTCACTCCAATACTTCTTCCTTTTATATTGGTATTCTTTGCCTTTGCGTACTTCGTCTACCGTCATCAG GTAATCAACGTGTACAACCAACAATATGAGAGTGCTGGTGCCTTTTGGCCACACGTTCATAGTCGTATCATTTGGAGCTTATTGATTTCTCAACTTCTTTTAATGGGTCTACTGAGCACCAAAAAGGCTGCAAACTCTACTCCTTTGATCATTGTGTTACCTATATTGACATTAGCCTTCCACAATTACTGTAAGAATCGGTTTGAACCTGCATTCAGAAAGTATCCACTGGAG GAAGCGATGGATAAGGATTTAGAAGATCGCCCCTCTGAATCTGATGTCAATTTAAAATCTTTCTTGGCGGATGCTTACTTGCATCCTATATTCCGCTCTTTTGAAGAAGTTGAATTAGTGGAGGTTGGAGTTGACAAAAGCCAAGCTCATATTCCAAGTCCATCACGAAGCAGTTCTTCATCTTCACACCACGACATCCATCATCATGAAGATGAGCCATCTCATAGTGTTCATCACCATGAATATGAACCGCCTAGTAATGTGTATCACTACGAAGCTGAGGTATCGAGTAATGTTTACGAATATGACACAGAGTCGTACCGTAATGTATATCACTATTGA